The following is a genomic window from Micromonospora cathayae.
CGGGTCGTCGTTGTAGACACCGAGGCCGGAGTACTCGGGGGTCTTCAGCACACTGGCCGGGGCGTTCAGCCCGATCGCGTTGCCGGCGGTCCGGTTGTCGTCGATCTCCGCGTAGGAGGTGGCGTAGTTGGTGCTGTTCAACTCGGGATGGTTGAACGTGTGGTTGATCCACCGGAAGTTGTTCTTGAGGCACTTGGTGGTGGCGGTCAGCGTGGTGGCGTCCCCGTTGGGGCTGCACTGGTCACCGGCGAACGGGTCGATGTCCGAGCCGTTGTACGCGATGTTGTAGGTGAGCCCGGCGGCCTGCGGGTACGCGGTGCGCAGCGCGCTCTGCTTCGCGTCGAGGTTGACCAGGTCGTGCCCGCTGACCTGGAAGCCGGGGCTGTACTCGACGGTCCCGTCCTCCTTGTAGTGGTCGGAGGTGTTGAACCAGTCGTCGATGTCGACGTTCAGGTGGTGCTTGCGCTCACCGAGGTGCAGGCCCTTGCTGGTCCACCGGAACAGGCCGTAGACCAGCAGGTCGGAGTGGAGCAGGTACTGGTTCGAGGTGAAGGTGAGCGCGATCCGCTCCCGGCCGTCGGTGGAGGTGGTGCGGACGGCCAGCACGTCGGATCCGTTGGTCATCAGCGCGTCGGCGGCGCAGCCGGACCGGATCGAGGTGCGGTAGACGTACGACTGGGTGACCGGGATCTGGGCGCTGCTGTTGAGGTAGTCGAAGACGCCGGCGCCGGCGGTGGTGAGCGAGACGTTCAGCGGGGTCTCACCGATCGCGGTCTCGCCGTTGGAGGTGAGGCAGTAGTCCTCCGGCCAGGTGCCGTAGCTGGTGTAGAGGGCGGCCTGCCGGACCTGGAAGTTGCGCTCGTACGCCCAGAGGGTGTTCCACTCGGTGCTGGTCAGCCCGCTGAGGTAGTTCCCGTTGTGCTCGTACATCTGCATGCTGTTGGTCAGCATGACCGCGTTGTACTTGCCGACGCCGTCGGAGCGGACGAGCGTGCCGGCGGTGATCGTGTCGGTGGCGGTGTAGACGATGTCGTACTGCGCGCCGACCCGGTCGAGCGTGGTGGTCAGCGTGGGTACGCCGAAGTCGCTGGTGTTGGTGGCCACGATCAGCGTCCGGAGCGCGACCTTGTCGTTGAGCGCCTGGGTGCCGACGTCGCCCTGCCCGACGGTCAGCTTGGACCCGGTGGCCTGGACGGTGCCGGCCTTGCGGGGCAGCGGGCCGGGCCGGGCCTGCTGCGGGTACGCCACCTGGCCGAGGCCGGGGACGGTTGGCGGCTGGACCGGCTCGGCTGCCGGCCGGGCGAGCCCGGGGGCCTGGGTGCCGAGGACGACCGTGAGTGCGGTCAGCCCGGCGAGGGCGAGTCGTGTTGCGCGCAGGCGCGCAGGTCCGGTGTGGACCATCTACTGACCTCCGATGAGGAGACGACCGGGAAGCTGGGTCCACTGTGGACTGTGGACTGTGGACGTGTCGCCGAAGGCTACCAACGGGAAATTCCTGACGGCAGAGGTCGCAGCTGTCTCCTGGGGCATTGACGGAGATACGGCGAACTGCTAGCCCGAGATCTTGGCCCGACGATTCTGATCAAGCGGCTCCGATCCTGTGGAACTGCGGGACGGAGCTTGGGCCAACCGCCCTGAACGGCCATGGACTCCCGACTCGGTAACCGCGCCGCAACATTTCCGTCATGAATTCCCGCGCCGCCAAGGCGCGGAGCGACGGCCGCCGGACAGCCGTGCACGGCCGGGACAATCGACCGAACAGCGGCCGGGCCACCCGACCGGGCGGTGGAGTACATACGTTCGACGGGCGACACGCGCCGTCCGTGCCACAGATCCATGACACCGACATGAGGAACCGGCCCGGCAGATGTCGGATATTCGAGGCTTGAGCCGACCGCCGGCGCAATCCCGAACGACGGGCACTCCCCTACTTCCCGGACCCGTCCCCGTCATTCGATCGAGTGTCGCAACCCGTCAGATAATCATTGTTTCTGGACATCGATCCGACAGCTGAGCGATACCACTACGGAAACCGGGGCGGGGTGGGCGGCCGGGACCAGGCCGAGAGGGCCCGGCTCCGTCCCGGGACGCGCCGGGGCCTCGGCCCGCCGATTCTGTCGCCACGGCCGCAAGATCATTGTTCCGGGACAGCGGGGTGTAGGCCCTGTGGACGTCAGTCATCGCACGGCACCGGCCACGGCAGTCCCGCAGGCCGCCGCGTGCGGTCATCAGTCTTGGCGCACGTCAGGTTCGCGTCGGTCAAGTCCGCACGAGCCAGGTTCGCGGTCGAGTTCGCCAACACATTCGCGATTCTCGCGCTGATCCGCCTGTCAGGTTCGTGCCGTTCAGGAAACCCTTGGGTCAGGTTCGCTCGGGTCAGGTCCGCGCCAGCCGAGAGTGCGTGAGTCAGGCTCGCGTGGATCAGCGCCGCGCCGGTCAGCTCCGGGGGTGCGGCCGAAAACCTACGCAGTCCCTCGCCGGCAGCTCCGATGATGTCCGCAACACCCTGCGGAACGCCCACAGCGACGACAAGAGCAAGGTCTACCGCGAACTGGGACTCGCCCTCACCGACAAACAAAAATCAGCGAGGCTGGGCCTGACTCTGATTACTGCTTGGTAACTGGACGCGGCCGAGGGGTGACCTCGATGACATATCCATGGTCACCATCAGGCATGTGCTGGTGCTGTCACCTCAGGCGACAGCCCACCGAACCAGGGCCGGTCTGCTACGCCGCACGGCCCGTCCGCCGGCGGCGAAGCGTGCGACCTGGTAAACGCGTTGATCGGGCGCGTCGAGGACGTTCAGGACCAGGTCGACCACGATGGGCCCCGCATGTGGGCGCAGATGGTCGTCGACCGTCGCGGTTGACTACACGAGCCGGGACGCTTTGGGGCCTGCCGCAGCGATCAGTGACAGCGGTCCCGGCG
Proteins encoded in this region:
- a CDS encoding pentapeptide repeat-containing protein, producing MGVPQGVADIIGAAGEGLRRFSAAPPELTGAALIHASLTHALSAGADLTRANLTQGFPERHEPDRRISARIANVLANSTANLARADLTDANLTCAKTDDRTRRPAGLPWPVPCDD